A window of the Synchiropus splendidus isolate RoL2022-P1 chromosome 6, RoL_Sspl_1.0, whole genome shotgun sequence genome harbors these coding sequences:
- the asip1 gene encoding agouti signaling protein 1, which produces MHAALLLGCLVLAETGLFVGSAHMIPDERLATNRVVASGAVSQSLDTRQPAVLIVELPKPEKKKRKKQKKNKSGSNKRPLPPADCVPLWGSCRSTSNVCCDYCAFCHCRLFRTVCYCRMGNPRC; this is translated from the exons ATGCACGCCGCCCTGCTGCTGGGCTGCCTGGTTCTGGCTGAGACGGGACTCTTCGTCGGCTCCGCTCACATGATTCCGGACGAGCGACTGGCCACCAACCGAGTGGTGGCGTCTGGCGCTGTGTCACAGAGTCTGGACACTCGTCAGCCGGCGGTGCTCATCGTTG agCTGCCAAAGccggagaagaagaaaaggaagaaacagaagaag AACAAGTCGGGCTCCAACAAGCGGCCTCTTCCTCCCGCTGACTGTGTGCCGCTGTGGGGGAGCTGCAGGTCCACCAGCAACGTCTGCTGCGACTATTGCGCCTTCTGCCACTGCCGGCTCTTCCGGACCGTCTGCTACTGTCGGATGGGGAATCCTCGCTGCTGA